Part of the Amblyraja radiata isolate CabotCenter1 chromosome 34, sAmbRad1.1.pri, whole genome shotgun sequence genome, caggaatcagtctggtgaaccttctctgtactcataACGAGTGGGAAATAGTTGCAAGCAACTAGGGCAAGCAAACTCCAACAGTTGGTGAGAgtggttggggacatgctgatctTCCGAAGCCTTCAAACGAAGTATAGGCGTTGGTGTGTTTGCCTTGCCATTgctagtccaggacaagttgctgatgATGTTTACTTCGAGGGAGTTAAGCTTTCAACCATTTTTACTTCTGCGCAGTCAACACATGTGcaccgcttcgcttcctgaagttgatcactatctcctttgcttTCCTGTGTGTAATCATAAGTTGCTTCATAAATGTATGGGAGAATTTGCATAAAGTATGATTTCCATGAGTTAGGTAGTTCATTGCCcggaaagtcctttaattgtATTCAGACGATTAtacatttagattattgtcacatgttctaagctacagtgaaaaacatttttgatgTGTGCCATAAGTTTCCTGTGTATTTCTCTACAAAACGATAATATTTGACTGACATAACTTAAAATGTTATGCGAAATTCATGATTTCCAGTAAGGAGGCTCCATGTATTAATGACAGAACCAATATCCTTTAATTAAGAGAATTAAAAAAGACCAGCTCACAAAACAGAAAGGGTCATCTCACTCAGTCTTTTGCTTTTTCCCACAAACAACATGACAAAGTTTCTTCAGTGTTCCAACCACCAGCACAATGAGCAGGAGTAACACAGACAACAGAAAGATCATCACATCTACACAATGGTAAGCGTACCAGGGGAGTCGGTGGGATTCTGAGCGCAAATGCCCCGCTCCTTTGTGTCGGGCAACGTACTCAATCCAGAAAACTGCTCTCTCCATTGGCGACTCTGGCTGGTCCCGATGGAGAGCGGTGAGTCTCTTCATGTTGTCCCCATAAGATGCATCGTTTATCACCTCGTTGAGTGCCTGCAACAGATCTGTGGAGTGCATGGTGGCAACATTGATCACTTTTGCTGCTCCTCGGGATTCGAGTCTGACTACATTGTCAAACTGGTCAAAGATCAGAGGCATGCCGATCACTGGCACCCCATGGTAGATGGCTTCATAAATCCCATTGGTGCCTCCGTGTGAAACAAAGGCTCGTGTGTTGGGGTGACCCAGCAGGTCGTTCTGAGGGATCCATTTTGCCAGCAGTGTATTATTCCCTATATTGGGAGGGGTCTCGCCATCATATCTCCAGATAACCTTCTGGGGGATTTGAGATAAagcttttgctattttcattgtAATCTCCATTGGTAAAGAGTGGACAAAGGTCCCCAATGACATTACAACAAGTCCATGTTTCCCTGAGCTTTGGACAAACTCctcaaactctgctgccagaggccgtgctggtttacactggaagCCTCCGATGTACACAATGTTTGGCATGGTGGGTCTTGGGAATTCAAACACAAAATCCACCCTCATCAGCCACACGTCAGCTCTGAGGAGAATCGACTTGATGTCCGTGTCTGGTCCCAGATACCGATTGCAAAGATCATTGTAATAGCGGAAAATGAAAAGTTCTAAAATGGAATAATGAATCAGACTTTGGACGGCGTTTTGTGTTCTTTGGAGAAAGGACATCTTGTCGGTAAAATGCGAGCTGGAGATCGGGACATAGGAAGGTGGTGACGGGGCAAAGAGGAAATGTGCGTCCCCGCTATCCAACAATCGGACATTATACACCAGCGGAAGTTTTAAGTAATACTCAAGCATGGGACCATCGGCGAATAGAGGGTCTGTAAGCATTAAGTCAAAATTTGCCTCTTTGAGTTGGTTTAACAAAGTTTTGTTTTCGAATGTAGCAGTAATGTAGTCATTCATTATCTTATGGCAGCTCTGCATAAAAGCAAACATTTCAAACTGGAATTCTAAAATGCCTCTGAAGGTCCACCCATTCTGTGCAATTCGCAGTGTGTTATTTAGAATTATTTCCACCACGTCGATCTTCGCAGTGGTTCCTTGCACTTGAATGACAATGGATTTGTACAAGTCAGGTCTCTCTGTGATGTGCCAAGCCCCTGCTTTATATAGCACAGTGATGTTGTGTCCGTGAAGCTTCAGTTCTTCGATTAGAATCCTCATGTTGATCCAGTGACTTCCAGCAATGGGGACAACTAATATATTCGCTGCCTGGTTAATGGGACAATACAGAGTGATGATAGTGCCAAGGACAAAGAACACCAGTATTCTGCTCTTCCATCCAGAACCCCCCATACTGAGGGGACGTATGTAGATCCTGTTCAAGAAATGAAAATAAAGACTATTTAAACACAAATATTGTATGGATATAACTGTGCAGAAGCCATGACCAAATTAGTCCTGTGGAACGAGCTGGAGAAATGTTttatgccatagaaggctgtgtagggcaagtcagtggatatatttaaggcagagatagaccgattcttgattagtatggcagtggttatggggagatggcaggagaatggggctaggaggcagacatagatcagccatgattgaataacggagtagacttgatgggctgaatggcataattctgctccaatcacttatgattgATTATGATTGCATTCCTTCATCATTAACCACGACTGCAACGTGTGATTAAGGACCTTGGAGTTGTAAATCCCAGCACAGTGCATCAATGGGCACCAACATAGAGCTGCAAATTTTAGCTTGTAACTAAAACCAAGTTTGGGAGCCAGAGAGGCTCGAATGGCAACACACTGGCTGAGGAGGAAGCAGTATCTTGAAATTAAAAAGAGGAGAACATACCACAGGTCCACCACTGGCATCTGGCATCCCTGGTTCCATAATTCTTTCTGGATTATCAAttatttgccggaccaacagagaccACGGCCTCCAAGAGGTGCCCAACGGTACCGGAATATTCCGCCTAGGCAGCAGAGGAGCCGAGATATCGACCTAAAATCAGccttggaagtcggctatggtAACCATATCTTTGATGGGAACGAATCTGCTGGCTCCGGCCGGGCTGCAGTTCCAAAGTCCCggctgcagggggcaaattcaacctgCCAATCGGCCGGTTGTACGGATGAGGTCGAGAGTGGCCACCTAGGCGCcacgttttttttgggggggcgggggcgggggttaTTTCAAGCACACTCACATAATATTGTCCGGTTTAAAagaggtgccagaccaccagttgctggaaagttAGTGGTggaccagcctgtgaatgcggtgcAGAACAACAGACAACCAACCGTGTCATCTCTGAGTGcccactctaccacccaccaaatggagctcggggcctggcagacattgacgtagagacaacaacctggctgctcaacacccgacttgagatctaactattcctttggtttatttgtttcattcgcaagaagaagtggtggacctgtacagtgAGAAAAACTAACATTGAGATTTGTGTTATTTTCATTCACACTTTGCACTGGCCATTGAATAATTGCGGTCAACCATTAAGACTAACCTGACTGGGAAATGCTGTCAGTTATGTGGTGAACAGAACTATGCTCCTATATCCTACCGACACCCCACTTCCCTTCCCTCGCCGCACGGAAGGAAGAAGCTCCAGTGGAGAGGTTGCCTTTTGTTCATTACTTAAATGTGCTGTAATGATTTCCATTATTTAACTCTTGCGTGCTTTCAActtatttaattattttcttgtagttaaaaatatatattttgtgtaggaaggaagtgcagatgctggtttacaccgaagatagacacaatactttattatccaagtatgttttgcaatatacgaggaatttcatttgccaagtcagtcatacaaataaaaagcaacagaacacacaaaattcattttaacataaacatccatcacagtgactcatcCACATCCACATGCGAAAGTTCAAatatcttcccttctttgctctcctgtggtcgggggcctcgagccctccgttgactggACGATCATGACTTCCGTAGCCGACAGCGCTTGGGCCTCCacgtcggggggatgtcagctcccccgcgccgttgatcgaaccccgcgtcggggTTGGTCGAGCCTCCGGacccggcctctcccgagacggcgagctctcgatgtaaagCCCGCAGACGAATCGTTGGGACgattccaggcaagggatcgactccgatgttaagtccacgccctgcggtGAAGCGCAAGGTATACATATACAGCGTTGTGAAAAGCAGAGCTGGAGTAGTTAATCGTAGGCGCGCCTCTAACATTAATCTGTGCTGCTCGTGTTTATACCCCAAGTTGGTATAAACATGTTTTTATAATGCAAAAACTTTGGTGGAAATGTTCGTGGCGAGTTGTAATCCTGACGCTGTGTAC contains:
- the LOC116991545 gene encoding UDP-glucuronosyltransferase 2C1-like; translated protein: MGGSGWKSRILVFFVLGTIITLYCPINQAANILVVPIAGSHWINMRILIEELKLHGHNITVLYKAGAWHITERPDLYKSIVIQVQGTTAKIDVVEIILNNTLRIAQNGWTFRGILEFQFEMFAFMQSCHKIMNDYITATFENKTLLNQLKEANFDLMLTDPLFADGPMLEYYLKLPLVYNVRLLDSGDAHFLFAPSPPSYVPISSSHFTDKMSFLQRTQNAVQSLIHYSILELFIFRYYNDLCNRYLGPDTDIKSILLRADVWLMRVDFVFEFPRPTMPNIVYIGGFQCKPARPLAAEFEEFVQSSGKHGLVVMSLGTFVHSLPMEITMKIAKALSQIPQKVIWRYDGETPPNIGNNTLLAKWIPQNDLLGHPNTRAFVSHGGTNGIYEAIYHGVPVIGMPLIFDQFDNVVRLESRGAAKVINVATMHSTDLLQALNEVINDASYGDNMKRLTALHRDQPESPMERAVFWIEYVARHKGAGHLRSESHRLPWYAYHCVDVMIFLLSVLLLLIVLVVGTLKKLCHVVCGKKQKTE